TCTAAAAATCGCCTAGGATCAACAAAGCCAGTCTAATACTTTATTTTATTCTTATAGTCATCTTCTAGGATCTTGTATTTCAGCTAGGGGTGGTCTCATCGGTATACGGGATGTCCTAATTAAGCAATAGGGCGTCTCATCTATAGATATTTAATACATCATTAGCTAATTCACATATTCTATCTATTAAAGCTTTTGGTTCTATAATCACACAGTTATTTCCTAGCGTATAGAAAAATGAGGAAATATAATTAATTTCATCTTCATCAATGAACATATCTATAAAGCCAGATTGTACATCAGTTACTTTTACGTATCCTTCAAGCCACGGGTTCCCTCTACATTGACGAATACCTTCTCGTGTGAGGCTAACCTTTAATGGGATAGGATTTTTAGTTTCATGTACTTGAAACCATTCATTTAAAGTTATTTGTTTGTTTACATCCATCTCCATATTCATAACTGTTAAAGATAAAATTCGATCTACTCGGAATAAAAGAATTTTTTTTCTCGAGTAGCAAAAAGCAGGGCAGTACCATAATCCGTTATGAGCATAAATACCAATAGGCTTTACATGTTTTATTGTTTCGCCTTTATTTGAATCGTACGTGAATTCAACAGTCATATTTGAAAGAGATGCCTCTAAAAGTTCCTTTAAGTAGGGGGTAGTTAATTTTCTTTCAGGGTTCCAAAAAGCTATATGGGCATCCATCTTATCTGCTTTTTGCTTCGCATTATCAGAAAGGTTCATATAAAACTTTTGTAGCGCAGTTTGTATTTCTGCTTTAAAGGGAAGGGTATGATAATACCGAAGAGACTGATAAGCGAAAAAAATAGATATAGCTTCTTCTTCTGTGAACAAGAGAGGAGGGAGTATACGGTTTTTTAAAACCGAATAACCCCCGTTTTTTCCTTTTTCCGCATATATAGGTAATCCTAGTTCGCTCAAATCTAACAGATACCTTTGAATAGTTCTTACAGAAAGATTGAATTCATCTGCTAATTCCTTAGCCGTAAACGATCTTTTGTTATTGATACACATTAATAGATCTAGCAATCGCTTTGATTTAGACATTTTTTCACCTTTTCTATATGAATACGACAAAAAATGACGTATTTAAATGATACGCTTAATAAGCAGTAATGAATGGCTGTTAAACAAAAAAATTAAAAATTCGAAGGGAGAAATGGTATATGAAACGTTCTATAGTATTATACATTGCAGCAAGCCTAGATGGTTATATTGCTCGAGAAAATGGTGAAATCGACTGGCTTTATGAAGTAGAAGGAGAAGGTGATAATGGCTACGACGAATTTTATCAGACGATTGACACGGTATTAATGGGAAAAACAACATACGATCATACCTTTGAATTAGCTGATCAATTCCCTTATCCAGATAAAAAATGCTATGTGTTCTCACGTTCTGCACAAGATCCAAGCCCACATGCTACATTTATAAAAGATGATGTGTCGGGCTTTGTAGCAAAACTAAAAGAACAGGAAGGTGCTAAAATTTGGATAGTCGGTGGAGCTGAGATTCTTGATGTACTTTTAAAAGAAAAACTTGTTGATGAGTTTATTATCACGATAGTGCCAACAATACTAGGTAAAGGGATTCCCCTTTTTAAAAAGGATAATTCAGAAATGAAGCTAGTTCTTAATAAAACTATACGTTTTGGTCAATTCATTCAACTTCATTATTTGTTGAAAAATGATGGCCAATAATATTAAAGACTCGAATGTAAAAACGGTAAACATTTATTTAGTTAGTTCTGTTGGCGTGAGTTTGGTATTCTACCGAACTACGCTTTTTATATAGTTCTCACAAAAAACTTCTCTACTTTTCAGTAGAGAAGTCAATAGAATAAAGCACTGCTCAATGAGCTTGTTGTTTTTTTGTTATTTTTTTCAAGAATAAAGAAACAATAATTGCAATGATAGAAATAATTAAACCAAGCATGAATGTACTATTGTATCCATTAATTGAAGCAGCTAATTGTTCGGTTACATCATTTGGATTTGTGGATTGTGCTAAATAACTTTTAGAATTTGCTGACATAGTAGCAATGAATAATGCTGTACCAACGGCTCCTGCAACTTGCTGTAATGTACTGAAAATAGCAGATCCGTGTACGTAGTATTCAGATGTTATTTGGTTCAATCCATATGTTTGTGTGGGTACCATTACTAGGGCTACCCCTAGCATTAAAAGGCAGTGAATAAAAATGATTTGAAGTGTTGTCGAATGTAGAGTTAGTCCCGTAAATAGATACATAGCAGTGCTAATAATTAATAGTCCAGGGATAATAACAATTCTAGCACCAAATTTATCGAACAACTTTCCTGAAGTAAGAGACATTAATCCATTGATGATACTTCCAGGCAGCATAATTAATCCTGATTTAAAGGCTGTCGCTAGTAAAACACTTTGTAGAAACATGGGCAATAACGTAATTGTTGAGAACATAGACATCATCACGATAATCATGAGTAAAGTAGAGAGTGAAAACATTGGAAATTTAAAAGTACGTAATTCCAAAATTGGATTCGAGATACGTAATTGACGAATCACGAATGAGGTCAATGAGAAACCACCTATAATAATTGCCAAGTAGACTTGTGGATTTGACCAATTCGCATTTCCAGAAGCACTAAAACCATAAACGATACCACCAAAACCTAATGTTGATAAAATAATGGATAGTACGTCTACTTTGGGTTTTGTCATAACGGATACATTTGCAAGGTAACGATATCCAATCAGAATTGAAAGGATAGAGAATGGAATCATGAGATAGAATAACCATCGCCAAACAAGTGTATCAATAATGATACCTGATAACGTCGGGCCGATGGCAGGAGCAAATGTGAATATAAGGAAGACAAGCCCCATAATTGATCCTCGTTTTTCAGGAGGATAAATAATTAGTAAGGTGTTCATTAATAAAGGGATGATAAGGCCCGTACCAAGAGCCTGAATTATTCGAGCGACTAATAGTGTAGTAAAAGAAGGGGAAAAAGCTGCGATGATCGTACCTATTAAAAATGTAGTCATCGCTATTAAAAATAATTGTCTAGTGGTGAGCCATTGTTGAATCAAAGCTGTGACAGGTATAAGCACTCCAACAACTAGTAAGTAAGCTGTGGACAACCATTGTATTGTAGTGGCACTTACTTGAAATTCACCCATCAGTACGGTCAATGCATTACTTAATAAGGTTTCGTTCAATGTTGCTGCAAAGGCGCCCGTCATTAAGGCGACTAAGATCGGCGTTCTTTTTAAATTTTTGAAATGAATTTCCATACATATTGCTCCTCTCGAGATAGATAATAATAGTTGGCTCATTTCCTATTTTATATAGGAGTATCGATGGGAAATATAATCAATAGTTCAACAATGGATAGTTAGGCGACAGAGTAAAGTATTTGTCTGATATAAAATATAAAATATAAAATATAGGGGGTTCTACGGATGGATTTAAGGAAACGGCGCTCTATGCAGTTTTTATGGGAAGCTTTTTTTAAATTAATGACGGAAGAAAAAAGATCCTTTTCAACCATTACCGTGGACCAGATTTGTGACAGGGCAATGATCCATCGCTCAACATTTTATAAGCATTATGATGATAAGTTTAAATTGTTAGAGTATGGGTTGAATCAACTGATGGAGGGATATTGGAATATTCCACTAGAAAAAAGAGTGTTAAAGCCGTTTTATTGGTCCAATGAGTTTTTTAAAGATTCCGAATCTTATAAGTTAGTCAGTGCCCAAAAAGGCGATGAGCTTTTTTTCGATTGCATGACGATTTATTCCATGCGGTTGCTAAAGCAAGATTCGTTGAAGGTGATACAACATCATAAGACGATCAATGTACCGCATGATTTGTTGGCCAATTTTTATGTATCTACAATGGTTACATTAAGTTCGTGGTGGAGTAAAAAGCCGAATCGTGTGAGCTTAGAGCAATTGGATGAATACTTTCATGAATTAGTTAATGAAAACATTTTTGATTTTGGAAAAGAAGCGTCTAATAAAGAAGATTAGAAAAGAACATATGGTGGATACAGACAGTTGATTCCATAGAATTGTGTAAATGAAGAAATTCATAAAAGGAAAGCCATGAAGTAAATACTCAACTAGAAGAGACATTGTTTTTATAAACAACAGTTACGATGAATATAAGTAGACAAAATGTCTACTAAACTGAGAGGTACTTAATCATTGGCAATACGGTGAACCGTATCATAAGTAGGGTGAAATTTTCAGAAGTACCTCTTGATTCACCAATAAGGCGCAGCGAAATTAGCTTGTGAAGATGATCCTATAAAACAAAGCGAGTCAAGGGAAATGAGCTCACCTAAAAGGGCGAGCAGAAGCGTCCAATGACACTAAAGGATGTGTCAAAAAATAAAAAGCATAACTATGACAATCCTTGTCACTATTAGCGATTATGATTGAGCCAGGTACGTTAATCTTAAATCCTATTTTATAATGGAGGGAAAACAGATGTTGAATTCTCACAATGGAATTGCAGCAACGAGAAAATATTTTAAATCAGGAGACCTTCAGCTTTCCTACCTTGACTTTGGTGGAGAAAGCGACCAAGTACTTGTTATGCTTCATGGGTCCATGGCTAATGCAAGAACATTTTCAGATTTAGCAGCTAAATTTAATGACTGGCGGGTGATTTGTTTAGATCAACGCGGTCATGGTTGGAGTGAGCATTCTCATGAAAAGGAATACTCAAGAGATTATTATGTAATGGATATTTTAAACCTAATTCAAACAGAACTTGGTGGACAACCTGTAACGATATTGGGGCATTCATTAGGCGGACTAAACGCTTATCAGTTCGCGGCTCGTTATCCTGAATTAGTCAAGGTTGTTATTGTTGAGGATATCGGTGCGGAAATTATTGACGACGTTTCCTTTGTCGACAAACTTCCGTTTCGATCAGCTTCATTAAAAGAACTGAGAGATTCTCTGAAAAGTGCAGGTATTCGTGCGATAGATTATTTTTCAGAAAGCGTGTTTGAGGATGAAAAAGGCTGGGGGTTCTGCACCGACATGGAAGGGTTGAAAGTAACTGCTTCGCATGTAGATGGAGATTGGTGGGAAGATTGGTTATCTTCCAAATGTCCTATTTTGCTGATTCATGGCAGAAAAAGTATCTTTCTTGACTTAGCCCAGGCGGAACGGATGGAAGCAAGAAGGCCAAACACAAAACTTGTCGTATTCGAAGAATGCGGACACGGCATCCACTCCGATGATTTAAACGGTTTTTATCAAGTAGTGAACGAGTTTCTCAAGAGGGGATGAACGAATTATGTATATAACGATTTCGGATTTTATCACAGAATGGAAGAATGAAGCTGTATTAACTCAAAAAGTTTTAGACAGTTTAACAGATGAATCATTACAGCAGCAAGTATATCCCGAAGGTCGCACTTTAGGAAGAATTGCGTGGCATTTTGTAACGAATATCCCTGATTACTTGACTGAATTTGGACTTGTGATCGATCAGGTACAACATTCAGATGAAGTACCATCTGCAATAAAAATCGCTGAGACCTTTAAAAATATAAGTT
The nucleotide sequence above comes from Paenibacillus sp. IHBB 10380. Encoded proteins:
- a CDS encoding helix-turn-helix transcriptional regulator, whose product is MSKSKRLLDLLMCINNKRSFTAKELADEFNLSVRTIQRYLLDLSELGLPIYAEKGKNGGYSVLKNRILPPLLFTEEEAISIFFAYQSLRYYHTLPFKAEIQTALQKFYMNLSDNAKQKADKMDAHIAFWNPERKLTTPYLKELLEASLSNMTVEFTYDSNKGETIKHVKPIGIYAHNGLWYCPAFCYSRKKILLFRVDRILSLTVMNMEMDVNKQITLNEWFQVHETKNPIPLKVSLTREGIRQCRGNPWLEGYVKVTDVQSGFIDMFIDEDEINYISSFFYTLGNNCVIIEPKALIDRICELANDVLNIYR
- a CDS encoding dihydrofolate reductase family protein; the encoded protein is MKRSIVLYIAASLDGYIARENGEIDWLYEVEGEGDNGYDEFYQTIDTVLMGKTTYDHTFELADQFPYPDKKCYVFSRSAQDPSPHATFIKDDVSGFVAKLKEQEGAKIWIVGGAEILDVLLKEKLVDEFIITIVPTILGKGIPLFKKDNSEMKLVLNKTIRFGQFIQLHYLLKNDGQ
- a CDS encoding MDR family MFS transporter, which gives rise to MEIHFKNLKRTPILVALMTGAFAATLNETLLSNALTVLMGEFQVSATTIQWLSTAYLLVVGVLIPVTALIQQWLTTRQLFLIAMTTFLIGTIIAAFSPSFTTLLVARIIQALGTGLIIPLLMNTLLIIYPPEKRGSIMGLVFLIFTFAPAIGPTLSGIIIDTLVWRWLFYLMIPFSILSILIGYRYLANVSVMTKPKVDVLSIILSTLGFGGIVYGFSASGNANWSNPQVYLAIIIGGFSLTSFVIRQLRISNPILELRTFKFPMFSLSTLLMIIVMMSMFSTITLLPMFLQSVLLATAFKSGLIMLPGSIINGLMSLTSGKLFDKFGARIVIIPGLLIISTAMYLFTGLTLHSTTLQIIFIHCLLMLGVALVMVPTQTYGLNQITSEYYVHGSAIFSTLQQVAGAVGTALFIATMSANSKSYLAQSTNPNDVTEQLAASINGYNSTFMLGLIISIIAIIVSLFLKKITKKQQAH
- a CDS encoding TetR/AcrR family transcriptional regulator, yielding MDLRKRRSMQFLWEAFFKLMTEEKRSFSTITVDQICDRAMIHRSTFYKHYDDKFKLLEYGLNQLMEGYWNIPLEKRVLKPFYWSNEFFKDSESYKLVSAQKGDELFFDCMTIYSMRLLKQDSLKVIQHHKTINVPHDLLANFYVSTMVTLSSWWSKKPNRVSLEQLDEYFHELVNENIFDFGKEASNKED
- a CDS encoding alpha/beta fold hydrolase; amino-acid sequence: MLNSHNGIAATRKYFKSGDLQLSYLDFGGESDQVLVMLHGSMANARTFSDLAAKFNDWRVICLDQRGHGWSEHSHEKEYSRDYYVMDILNLIQTELGGQPVTILGHSLGGLNAYQFAARYPELVKVVIVEDIGAEIIDDVSFVDKLPFRSASLKELRDSLKSAGIRAIDYFSESVFEDEKGWGFCTDMEGLKVTASHVDGDWWEDWLSSKCPILLIHGRKSIFLDLAQAERMEARRPNTKLVVFEECGHGIHSDDLNGFYQVVNEFLKRG
- a CDS encoding DinB family protein produces the protein MYITISDFITEWKNEAVLTQKVLDSLTDESLQQQVYPEGRTLGRIAWHFVTNIPDYLTEFGLVIDQVQHSDEVPSAIKIAETFKNISSDVVKAVEGQWTDDALKQIQNSFGRQESNATIFMGLMNHIAHHRGQVTVLMRQAGLRIPAVYGPSKEIWMQMGVEKPPL